One Faecalicatena sp. Marseille-Q4148 DNA window includes the following coding sequences:
- the dnaX gene encoding DNA polymerase III subunit gamma/tau encodes MSYTALYRKFRPAEFEDVKGQDHIVTTLKNQIRAERIGHAYLFCGTRGTGKTTVAKIFARAVNCHHPVDGSPCGECEMCRAIAAGTSMNVIEIDAASNNGVDNIREIREEVAYRPTEGRYKVYIIDEVHMLSIGAFNALLKTLEEPPEYVIFILATTEAHKIPITILSRCQRYDFKRITIDTIAARMNDLMQQEQVEVEEKAIRYIAKAADGSMRDALSLLDQCIAFYLGQKLTYDHVLEVLGAVDTDVFSMLLRNVLKRDVSAVMHSVEELVMQGRELGQLTADFTWYLRNLLFIKSSDNMEDVLDVSTENLAQLKEEAEMIEDDALLRYIRIFSELSGQMKYATQKRVMLEVALIKMCRPQMEVRDDSLLERIRAVEEKLERGDFTAMLPETAYQHHQLEGIPAKKEKPKLEKALKEEVRNVASNFRSISSEASPMLRNYLKQARLSVGSMDQLMIVMPDEISASIVGSEEHKEELRQLIEAKTGKTVEIEVRKMDDGRRFDDCFVDIEKVVHMDITVED; translated from the coding sequence ATGTCATATACTGCCTTATACAGAAAGTTCCGTCCGGCGGAATTCGAAGATGTAAAAGGACAGGATCATATCGTGACAACGCTGAAAAACCAGATTAGGGCAGAACGGATTGGGCATGCCTATCTGTTCTGCGGAACAAGAGGTACCGGAAAGACAACAGTGGCAAAAATATTTGCAAGGGCTGTGAACTGTCACCACCCGGTAGATGGAAGTCCCTGTGGCGAATGTGAAATGTGCAGAGCGATCGCGGCCGGGACTTCTATGAATGTGATTGAAATTGACGCGGCGTCTAACAATGGTGTAGATAATATCAGAGAGATCCGGGAGGAAGTCGCTTATCGGCCAACGGAGGGGAGATATAAAGTCTATATCATTGATGAAGTGCATATGCTTTCCATTGGAGCGTTCAATGCACTTCTAAAAACATTGGAAGAGCCGCCGGAATATGTGATTTTTATTTTGGCAACGACAGAGGCGCATAAGATTCCGATCACAATTTTGTCAAGATGTCAGAGATATGATTTTAAGAGAATTACAATTGATACAATAGCAGCGCGGATGAATGATCTGATGCAGCAGGAGCAGGTAGAAGTGGAGGAGAAAGCAATCCGCTATATTGCAAAAGCGGCAGATGGTTCTATGCGGGATGCGCTTAGTCTTCTTGATCAGTGTATTGCGTTTTATCTTGGGCAGAAGTTAACATATGATCATGTGCTTGAGGTGCTTGGAGCAGTGGATACAGATGTATTTAGCATGCTCCTTCGGAATGTATTAAAGAGAGATGTATCTGCGGTAATGCACAGTGTAGAAGAGCTGGTAATGCAGGGCAGAGAACTTGGGCAGTTGACGGCAGATTTCACATGGTATTTAAGAAACTTGCTATTCATAAAAAGTTCTGATAATATGGAAGACGTGTTGGATGTTTCTACGGAAAATCTTGCACAGTTGAAAGAAGAGGCAGAGATGATCGAAGATGATGCACTCCTTCGATATATTCGTATTTTTTCAGAATTAAGCGGTCAAATGAAATATGCGACACAGAAAAGAGTGATGCTTGAAGTGGCGCTTATTAAAATGTGCCGGCCGCAGATGGAAGTGCGGGATGATAGTCTTCTGGAGCGGATACGGGCTGTGGAAGAGAAACTCGAGCGCGGCGATTTTACGGCAATGCTCCCGGAAACTGCATATCAGCATCATCAGTTGGAGGGGATTCCGGCGAAGAAGGAAAAGCCTAAACTGGAGAAAGCATTGAAAGAAGAAGTGCGTAATGTGGCGTCAAACTTCCGTTCTATCAGCAGCGAAGCGTCGCCGATGCTTCGAAATTATTTGAAGCAGGCAAGGCTTAGTGTTGGCAGTATGGATCAGCTTATGATTGTAATGCCGGATGAAATTTCAGCCAGCATTGTGGGATCGGAAGAGCATAAAGAAGAGCTGCGCCAGCTCATCGAGGCAAAGACCGGCAAAACAGTCGAGATTGAAGTACGAAAGATGGATGATGGACGTCGGTTTGATGATTGTTTTGTAGATATTGAGAAAGTAGTCCACATGGATATTACTGTGGAAGATTAA
- a CDS encoding methionyl aminopeptidase — MERNDLCWCGSGKKYKKCHMAMEERLAILEEQGHIVPTRSIIKTPAQIEAIRKSADLNTAVLDHVAAHIHAGMSTEEIDKLVYDFTTAHGGIPAPLGYEGFPKSVCTSINNEICHGIPDENIILQEGDIINVDVSTILNGYFSDASRMFCIGNVSERAKKIVRVVEECVELGLAQAKPWNHLGDIADAINTHAQANGYSVVEDIGGHGIGLEFHEDPFVSYVTPKGSEMVLVPGMMFTIEPMINEGSPDFFVDEDNGWTVYTEDDGLSVQIEYMVLITEDGAEILTK, encoded by the coding sequence ATGGAACGAAACGATTTATGCTGGTGCGGAAGCGGCAAAAAATATAAAAAATGTCACATGGCAATGGAAGAACGACTTGCCATTTTAGAAGAACAGGGACATATTGTCCCAACACGATCCATCATCAAAACTCCTGCTCAGATTGAAGCGATCCGCAAAAGCGCAGACTTAAATACAGCAGTACTTGATCACGTTGCAGCTCATATCCACGCCGGAATGTCTACAGAAGAAATCGACAAACTTGTATATGATTTTACTACCGCACACGGCGGAATCCCTGCACCGCTTGGATACGAGGGATTTCCAAAAAGTGTCTGTACTTCTATCAACAATGAAATCTGTCATGGAATCCCTGACGAGAATATTATCCTTCAGGAAGGCGATATCATCAACGTAGACGTCTCCACAATCCTGAACGGTTATTTCTCAGACGCATCTCGAATGTTCTGCATCGGCAACGTATCTGAACGCGCCAAAAAGATTGTCCGTGTAGTAGAAGAATGTGTGGAACTTGGACTTGCACAGGCAAAACCATGGAATCACCTCGGTGATATCGCAGATGCGATCAACACTCATGCACAGGCTAACGGCTACTCTGTCGTAGAAGATATCGGCGGTCACGGAATCGGACTGGAATTCCATGAAGATCCATTTGTCAGCTATGTCACTCCAAAAGGCTCTGAGATGGTTCTCGTCCCTGGAATGATGTTTACAATTGAACCTATGATCAACGAAGGTTCCCCGGACTTTTTTGTAGACGAAGATAACGGATGGACTGTTTATACAGAAGACGACGGACTTTCTGTTCAGATTGAATACATGGTTCTGATCACAGAAGACGGAGCTGAAATCCTCACGAAATAA
- a CDS encoding tyrosine-protein phosphatase: MKYDIEKHLLPLTGAHNMRELGGYPTRDGRFTKKGCFLRGDNTNHLTQSDIDFLRGYPVVLAVDLRSAGELLKAPSLLEKVPDIHYKNVTMADEMNSNEFLGVFPDTMGEMYIDLLETSKIRFGRVFQLFTAHMHNGTCLFHCMAGKDRTGLVSMLLLELANVDDDIIIEDYAATQVFQEDLRIQQLEFLEQQGISVPERVLLSEPQNIEAALSHLRLRYGGARGYLKECGIKNDDLDSLVWHFVE, translated from the coding sequence ATGAAATATGATATCGAAAAACATCTTCTCCCTCTTACAGGCGCTCACAACATGAGAGAGCTTGGCGGTTATCCGACACGGGACGGACGCTTTACTAAAAAAGGCTGTTTTCTTCGAGGAGACAACACAAATCACCTTACCCAATCAGACATTGATTTTCTGCGTGGATATCCGGTTGTTCTTGCTGTTGACTTAAGAAGCGCCGGCGAACTCCTAAAAGCACCTTCTCTTCTTGAAAAGGTGCCTGATATTCACTATAAAAATGTAACAATGGCTGATGAAATGAATTCCAATGAATTTCTCGGAGTTTTTCCTGATACAATGGGAGAGATGTATATTGATCTTCTGGAAACATCTAAGATTCGTTTTGGACGTGTTTTTCAGCTGTTTACTGCCCATATGCATAATGGTACCTGTCTGTTTCACTGTATGGCCGGAAAGGACCGTACCGGACTTGTTTCCATGCTTCTTCTTGAACTTGCCAATGTGGATGATGACATTATTATTGAAGATTATGCCGCTACTCAAGTGTTTCAGGAAGATTTAAGGATACAGCAGCTCGAATTTTTGGAGCAGCAGGGCATCTCGGTTCCTGAACGGGTGCTTCTGTCTGAACCGCAGAACATCGAAGCAGCTCTCTCTCATCTTCGCCTTCGATACGGCGGAGCAAGAGGTTATCTAAAAGAATGTGGAATCAAGAACGATGATCTGGACTCCCTTGTCTGGCATTTTGTAGAATAA
- a CDS encoding LysM peptidoglycan-binding domain-containing protein: MEQQFPKNVRQIGNVSDSPKIYVEDYVDTFLNQLCDYNEENAVGAFLVGTQIMIEDQQCVYISGVVQMDELPLKDGEPLVDDTYVKKMREEKEKYFHDGELVGWFLALPGRKAETNENIIKIHEKTFPKTNTVFIIRDTATKEEMFFAYKYHDLLEIGGHYIYYEKNPDMQNYMITKRRQTGMTPSETVEDQAAKNFRSIVREKMEQNTQTKPRRWTTAVTTLIIVVALVVGVTLLNNYDRMKTAQKSLELLAKGEGKEETIQMVSEDVIENPSEIEQEDVAEAGQDDAEQNNTNDTGQTETAGSILEEEAVEASSGAVLCEDDFYVVQKGDTLDSISKKVYGDISHVDAICRMNGLQDGNLIFIGQKILLP; encoded by the coding sequence ATGGAACAGCAATTTCCAAAAAATGTAAGGCAGATCGGCAACGTGAGTGACAGTCCCAAAATCTATGTGGAAGATTATGTAGATACGTTTCTGAATCAGCTATGCGATTACAACGAAGAAAATGCAGTGGGAGCATTTCTTGTAGGGACACAGATAATGATCGAGGATCAACAGTGTGTCTATATTTCGGGAGTAGTACAGATGGACGAGCTGCCTTTGAAAGATGGAGAACCGCTGGTGGATGATACATATGTGAAAAAAATGAGAGAAGAGAAAGAGAAATATTTCCATGACGGAGAACTGGTTGGATGGTTTCTGGCGCTGCCGGGACGGAAGGCAGAAACAAATGAGAATATTATAAAAATACACGAGAAAACATTTCCTAAGACGAATACGGTATTTATTATACGGGATACCGCAACGAAAGAGGAAATGTTTTTTGCTTATAAATATCATGATCTTTTAGAAATCGGAGGACATTATATTTATTATGAGAAAAATCCCGATATGCAGAATTATATGATCACAAAACGCAGACAGACAGGAATGACTCCCAGTGAAACTGTTGAAGATCAGGCTGCAAAGAATTTTCGTAGTATTGTAAGAGAAAAAATGGAACAAAATACACAAACAAAGCCGCGCAGATGGACGACAGCAGTGACCACTCTTATAATTGTTGTGGCGCTTGTAGTTGGAGTAACGCTTTTGAATAATTATGATCGAATGAAAACAGCGCAGAAGTCATTGGAACTTCTGGCAAAAGGAGAGGGAAAGGAAGAAACGATACAGATGGTTAGTGAAGATGTGATAGAAAATCCATCTGAGATCGAACAGGAAGATGTGGCAGAAGCCGGGCAGGATGATGCAGAACAGAATAATACCAATGATACCGGGCAGACAGAAACCGCAGGGAGCATTCTCGAAGAAGAGGCAGTGGAAGCTTCATCCGGAGCTGTCCTTTGTGAAGATGATTTTTATGTTGTACAAAAAGGGGATACGCTTGACAGTATCAGCAAAAAAGTGTATGGTGACATTTCGCATGTGGATGCAATCTGCAGAATGAACGGACTGCAGGATGGGAATCTGATTTTTATTGGGCAGAAAATATTACTACCGTAG
- a CDS encoding 6-phosphofructokinase, which produces MLRIGMLTSGGDCQALNAAMRGVVKSLCSVVDEIEIYGFKEGYKGLMYSNFEMLTSKDFSGILTLGGTILGTSRQPFKLMRVPDANGLDKVEAMKHTYHKLNLDCLVILGGNGTHKTANMLREEGLNIITLPKTIDNDLWGTDMTFGFQSAVDIATNTIDCIHTTATSHSRVFIVEVMGHKVGWVTLHAGIAGGADIILLPEIPYDPDVIAKAIKKRAKAGKRFTILAVAEGAISKKEAQMSKKELKEKQAKKKYPSVAYKIAEEISARCENEVRVTVPGHTQRGGSPCAYDRVLATRLGAVAAQLILKKEFGYMVGIRNGEIGKVPLQEVAGKLKTVDPNAAIIKEAKMTGISFGDE; this is translated from the coding sequence ATGTTGCGTATAGGAATGTTGACAAGCGGCGGAGACTGTCAGGCGCTCAACGCGGCGATGCGTGGAGTTGTAAAGTCACTCTGCTCAGTTGTAGATGAGATAGAGATTTATGGATTTAAAGAAGGATATAAAGGATTGATGTACTCTAATTTTGAGATGCTGACTTCAAAGGATTTTTCTGGGATCCTGACACTTGGAGGAACAATACTGGGAACATCAAGACAGCCGTTTAAACTGATGAGAGTGCCGGATGCGAACGGGCTTGATAAGGTAGAGGCGATGAAACATACTTATCATAAGCTGAATCTGGATTGTCTTGTAATTCTTGGAGGCAATGGGACTCATAAGACAGCCAATATGCTTCGGGAAGAAGGTCTGAATATTATTACGTTGCCAAAGACAATTGATAATGACCTTTGGGGAACAGATATGACGTTTGGATTTCAGAGTGCGGTAGATATCGCTACGAACACGATTGACTGTATTCATACAACGGCAACATCTCACAGCCGTGTGTTTATTGTGGAAGTAATGGGACATAAGGTTGGCTGGGTAACATTACATGCGGGAATTGCAGGCGGTGCAGACATTATTTTGCTTCCGGAGATTCCATATGATCCGGATGTGATTGCTAAGGCGATTAAGAAACGGGCTAAGGCAGGAAAACGTTTTACGATACTTGCAGTGGCAGAAGGAGCTATTTCCAAGAAAGAAGCGCAGATGTCTAAGAAAGAGCTGAAAGAAAAACAGGCGAAGAAGAAATACCCATCTGTTGCGTACAAAATTGCAGAAGAAATCTCGGCAAGATGTGAAAATGAAGTTCGTGTGACGGTTCCGGGGCATACGCAGAGAGGCGGCTCACCTTGTGCTTATGACCGCGTTCTGGCGACGCGGCTTGGTGCAGTTGCAGCGCAGCTGATCTTGAAGAAGGAGTTTGGTTATATGGTAGGTATCCGCAATGGAGAGATCGGTAAAGTTCCGCTTCAGGAAGTTGCGGGCAAGCTTAAGACTGTTGATCCGAATGCCGCAATTATTAAAGAAGCGAAGATGACCGGCATTAGTTTCGGAGATGAGTAG
- a CDS encoding CvpA family protein has protein sequence MDNWLLVFVGCLFLIFMIIGFIRGAIKIVVSLAATIVTLIVVVIATPYVSNVMYKVLPVKDMVQSECRSFLIREAKEGLSSGLVQKVAELTGINLQEAGITPENFNWENYGISDQQVEEMLGKLELPRELQIQTIEKAGLPEYLTEKLLENNNSEVYKQLGVESFVDYIGAYLAKIIVDILAFLITFLVVTILIRTIMYALNIIGDLPVLHGLNRVAGAFLGMGTALVIVWVLFMIITLSYRTGFGKASMDMIDKSPLLTFLYDHNYIMNAIIKFH, from the coding sequence ATGGATAATTGGTTATTAGTATTTGTCGGATGTCTGTTTCTGATTTTTATGATCATTGGATTTATCCGGGGGGCTATTAAGATTGTTGTGTCGTTGGCGGCAACTATCGTGACGCTGATCGTAGTTGTGATTGCCACACCGTATGTAAGCAATGTTATGTACAAAGTGCTTCCGGTAAAGGATATGGTGCAGAGTGAATGCAGGTCTTTTCTGATTCGGGAAGCGAAAGAGGGACTGTCATCCGGATTAGTACAAAAAGTCGCAGAACTTACGGGAATTAATCTGCAGGAAGCCGGAATCACACCAGAGAATTTTAACTGGGAGAATTACGGAATCTCGGATCAGCAAGTAGAGGAAATGCTCGGAAAGCTCGAACTGCCGCGGGAACTTCAGATTCAGACGATTGAGAAAGCAGGACTTCCGGAGTATTTGACAGAAAAGCTTCTTGAAAATAACAATAGCGAAGTATATAAGCAGCTTGGTGTGGAGAGTTTTGTGGATTATATTGGTGCGTATCTCGCTAAAATTATTGTAGATATTCTTGCGTTTCTGATTACATTTTTAGTTGTGACAATACTTATAAGAACAATTATGTATGCGCTAAATATCATTGGAGATCTTCCGGTACTTCACGGACTGAACCGTGTGGCAGGTGCGTTTCTTGGTATGGGAACAGCGCTTGTGATCGTATGGGTACTTTTTATGATTATTACATTGTCATATCGGACAGGGTTCGGAAAAGCGAGTATGGACATGATCGATAAAAGTCCGCTGCTGACATTTTTGTATGATCATAATTATATTATGAACGCAATTATAAAATTCCATTAA
- a CDS encoding transketolase, giving the protein MNKPELMKAANEIRKGAVTGVFHAKSGHPGGSLSAADIYAYLFFEEMNIDPKDPKKADRDRFVLSKGHTAPGYYAALANRGFFPVEDLTTLRHVGSYLQGHPDMKHIPGVDMSSGSLGQGISAAVGMAISAKLSGEDYRVYTLLGDGEIQEGQVWEASMLAGHRHLDNLVVIVDNNGLQIDGKIEDVNSPYPIDKKFEAFNFHVINVDGHDFDALDAAFKEARMTKGQPTAIIAKTVKGKGVSFMENKASWHGVAPNAEQYEAAMEELEKEGAALCQK; this is encoded by the coding sequence ATGAATAAGCCAGAATTAATGAAGGCTGCAAATGAGATTCGAAAAGGAGCGGTGACAGGTGTATTTCACGCGAAGTCAGGTCATCCGGGCGGATCTTTATCTGCAGCAGATATTTATGCGTATTTGTTTTTTGAAGAGATGAATATTGACCCGAAAGATCCGAAGAAAGCAGACAGGGATCGCTTTGTATTGTCTAAAGGTCATACAGCTCCGGGGTATTATGCAGCACTTGCAAACCGCGGATTTTTCCCAGTGGAAGATTTGACAACACTTCGTCACGTAGGCTCTTATCTTCAGGGACATCCGGATATGAAACATATTCCGGGGGTAGATATGTCAAGCGGATCTCTTGGACAGGGAATTTCTGCAGCAGTAGGAATGGCAATCTCTGCCAAATTATCCGGAGAGGATTATCGCGTATATACGCTTCTGGGAGATGGAGAAATCCAGGAAGGACAGGTATGGGAAGCGTCTATGCTTGCCGGACACAGACATTTGGATAACCTTGTCGTAATCGTTGATAACAACGGATTGCAAATTGACGGAAAAATTGAAGATGTCAATTCACCGTATCCGATTGATAAGAAGTTTGAGGCGTTTAATTTCCATGTGATCAATGTAGATGGACATGATTTTGATGCGCTGGATGCAGCGTTCAAAGAAGCGCGCATGACAAAAGGACAGCCGACAGCCATTATCGCAAAAACTGTAAAAGGAAAAGGCGTTTCCTTTATGGAGAATAAAGCATCATGGCATGGTGTAGCTCCGAATGCAGAACAGTATGAAGCCGCAATGGAAGAACTTGAGAAAGAAGGTGCCGCATTATGTCAGAAGTAA
- the fsa gene encoding fructose-6-phosphate aldolase, with amino-acid sequence MRFFIDTANVEEIRKANDMGVICGVTTNPSLIAKEGRIFEEVIAEIASIVDGPISGEVKATTVDAEGMIAEGREIAKIHPNMVVKIPMTPEGLKAVKVLSAEGIKTNVTLIFSANQALLAARAGATYVSPFVGRLDDINMAGAELIAEIAEIFDIHGIETEIIAASIRTTVHVTECALAGADIATVPYKVIEQMTKHPLTTQGIEKFQADYKAVFGE; translated from the coding sequence ATGAGATTTTTTATTGATACGGCAAATGTAGAAGAAATCAGAAAAGCGAATGATATGGGAGTTATTTGTGGCGTAACGACAAACCCGTCCCTCATTGCGAAAGAAGGGCGTATCTTTGAGGAAGTGATCGCAGAAATCGCATCTATTGTAGATGGTCCGATCAGCGGAGAGGTAAAAGCTACGACAGTAGATGCGGAAGGAATGATTGCAGAAGGACGTGAGATTGCAAAGATTCATCCGAATATGGTTGTGAAGATTCCGATGACACCGGAAGGTCTGAAAGCTGTGAAAGTACTCTCAGCAGAAGGAATCAAGACAAATGTGACACTGATTTTCTCTGCAAACCAGGCGTTGCTTGCGGCAAGAGCGGGAGCAACCTATGTATCACCGTTTGTAGGACGGCTTGATGATATTAATATGGCAGGAGCAGAGTTGATTGCAGAAATCGCAGAAATTTTTGATATTCACGGCATTGAGACAGAGATTATTGCGGCAAGCATCCGCACAACAGTGCATGTGACTGAGTGTGCGTTGGCGGGAGCTGACATTGCAACAGTTCCATATAAGGTAATTGAACAGATGACAAAACATCCGCTGACAACACAGGGGATTGAGAAGTTCCAGGCAGATTATAAGGCTGTTTTCGGTGAGTAG
- a CDS encoding transketolase family protein: MSEVKKIATRESYGNALVELGKEHPEVVVLDADLAGATKTSIFMKEFPERHIDCGIAEGNMMGVAAGLAAAGKVPFASSFAMFAAGRAFEQVRNSIGYPHLNVKIGATHAGISVGEDGATHQCNEDIALMRTIPGMVVINPSDDVEARAAVKAAYEHVGPVYMRFGRLAVPVINDQPDYHFELGKGIVLREGKDAVIFATGLEVNEALQAAKFLEEDGIQVKVVNIHTIKPIDEELIISSAKECGKVITVEEHSVIGGLGSAVCDVLAENYPVPVKKIGVNDTFGESGPALELIKKFELDGESIYRKVKAFLA, encoded by the coding sequence ATGTCAGAAGTAAAGAAGATTGCAACACGAGAAAGCTACGGGAATGCGCTTGTAGAACTTGGAAAAGAGCATCCGGAGGTTGTCGTACTGGATGCGGACCTTGCAGGGGCAACAAAAACATCTATTTTTATGAAAGAGTTTCCGGAACGTCATATTGACTGTGGAATCGCAGAAGGGAATATGATGGGGGTAGCAGCAGGGCTTGCAGCAGCGGGAAAAGTACCGTTCGCCAGTTCTTTTGCGATGTTTGCAGCAGGACGTGCATTTGAGCAGGTCAGAAACTCTATTGGATATCCTCATTTGAATGTGAAGATTGGTGCGACACACGCAGGAATCTCTGTAGGAGAAGATGGTGCAACACATCAGTGTAATGAAGACATTGCTCTTATGCGTACGATTCCGGGAATGGTTGTGATTAACCCGTCTGATGATGTAGAGGCAAGAGCGGCTGTGAAAGCTGCATACGAACATGTAGGGCCGGTGTACATGAGATTTGGAAGACTGGCAGTGCCGGTAATTAATGATCAGCCGGATTATCATTTTGAGCTTGGTAAGGGAATTGTTCTGCGAGAGGGAAAAGACGCAGTTATTTTTGCAACAGGACTTGAAGTAAATGAAGCTCTTCAGGCAGCAAAATTTTTGGAGGAAGACGGTATTCAGGTAAAAGTAGTCAATATTCATACAATCAAACCGATTGACGAAGAACTGATTATTTCTTCAGCGAAAGAATGCGGCAAAGTGATTACAGTGGAAGAACATTCTGTAATCGGTGGGCTTGGAAGTGCTGTCTGCGATGTGCTTGCAGAGAATTATCCGGTACCGGTAAAGAAAATTGGCGTGAACGATACTTTTGGAGAGTCAGGACCGGCGCTTGAACTGATTAAGAAGTTCGAGCTGGACGGCGAAAGTATTTACCGCAAAGTAAAAGCGTTTCTTGCATAA
- a CDS encoding YbaB/EbfC family nucleoid-associated protein, with the protein MAKRGGFPGGGMPGNMANLMKQAQKMQRQMEEQAKELETKEFSATAGGGAVEVTVSGKREVLRVKLEEEIVDPDDIEMLQDLIVAATNEALRQVEAESSSAMSKLTGGFGGGMPGLF; encoded by the coding sequence ATGGCAAAAAGAGGTGGATTTCCGGGAGGCGGAATGCCGGGGAATATGGCGAATTTAATGAAACAGGCACAGAAAATGCAGCGTCAGATGGAGGAACAGGCAAAAGAGCTTGAAACAAAGGAATTTTCTGCGACAGCAGGCGGCGGTGCAGTTGAAGTAACGGTTTCCGGAAAACGCGAAGTACTCCGTGTGAAACTGGAAGAAGAGATTGTAGATCCGGATGATATTGAAATGCTTCAGGATCTGATCGTAGCTGCCACAAATGAAGCGCTCAGACAGGTGGAGGCAGAATCTTCTTCTGCAATGTCTAAGCTGACAGGCGGATTTGGCGGCGGAATGCCGGGATTATTCTAA
- a CDS encoding phosphohydrolase: MYPLRFRRKVAGKLHSCRREWKEEFWGCVKDVAMHPVVLRMKLYPHHGSTNCYQHCMNVAYYNYHWCRFFHLDARSAARAGMLHDLFLYDWHTHTKETGDHFHGLTHPKAALKNASKFFELNHIEKDVILNHMWPVTVLHIPKTKEGWITTLTDKYCGACETSRRYKKKGHKVV; this comes from the coding sequence ATGTATCCGCTGCGGTTCAGGCGCAAGGTAGCAGGAAAGCTTCACAGCTGCAGGCGTGAGTGGAAAGAGGAATTCTGGGGGTGTGTTAAAGATGTCGCAATGCATCCGGTCGTGCTTAGAATGAAACTCTATCCGCATCATGGTTCCACGAATTGCTATCAGCATTGTATGAATGTTGCATATTACAACTATCACTGGTGCAGATTCTTTCATCTGGATGCCAGATCTGCAGCGAGAGCCGGGATGCTTCACGATCTCTTTTTGTATGACTGGCATACGCATACAAAAGAAACGGGCGATCATTTTCATGGACTGACGCATCCGAAAGCCGCGCTGAAGAATGCTTCCAAGTTTTTTGAGCTGAATCATATTGAGAAAGATGTCATTCTAAATCATATGTGGCCGGTAACGGTGCTGCATATTCCAAAGACAAAAGAAGGGTGGATTACAACGCTGACGGATAAATACTGCGGCGCCTGTGAGACGAGCAGACGTTACAAAAAGAAAGGCCATAAAGTAGTATAG
- the recR gene encoding recombination mediator RecR has product MDYYGSQIGKLIEELSRLPGIGPKSAQRLAFHMINMPEEQVDKLAETMVSARHNVRYCKTCYTLTDQEECPVCRNSDRDHKTIMVVETTRDLAAYEKTGKYNGVYHVLHGAISPMLGIGPGDIKLKELMERLQGDVDEVIIATNSSLEGETTAMYISKLIKPTGIKVSRIASGVPVGGDLEYIDEVTLLRALEGRTQL; this is encoded by the coding sequence ATGGATTACTATGGAAGCCAGATAGGAAAGCTGATTGAGGAATTGTCAAGACTTCCGGGAATCGGACCAAAGTCTGCCCAGCGTTTAGCATTTCATATGATTAATATGCCGGAAGAACAGGTTGATAAGCTGGCAGAGACGATGGTTAGTGCAAGGCATAATGTGCGTTACTGCAAGACGTGTTATACACTGACGGATCAGGAAGAATGCCCGGTCTGCAGAAATAGTGACAGAGATCACAAGACAATCATGGTAGTGGAAACGACAAGAGATCTGGCGGCATATGAGAAAACCGGCAAATACAATGGAGTATATCATGTACTGCACGGTGCAATATCTCCGATGCTTGGAATCGGGCCCGGGGATATTAAGTTAAAAGAACTGATGGAACGGCTTCAGGGAGATGTGGATGAAGTAATCATTGCAACGAATTCCAGTCTGGAAGGGGAAACAACGGCAATGTACATTAGTAAACTGATCAAACCAACCGGCATTAAAGTCAGCCGGATTGCCAGCGGAGTTCCGGTTGGAGGAGATTTGGAATATATTGATGAAGTAACGCTTCTCAGAGCTTTAGAGGGACGGACGCAGTTATAA